In Segatella copri, the DNA window TCTCTAGTGTTATCAATTCTTTCTTTGGAACTAATCCATTGTCACAGTTCATGGACCAGACTAACCCTCTGGCTGAGGTAACTCATAAGCGTCGTCTTTCTGCCTTAGGTCCTGGTGGTTTGTCTCGTGAGCGTGCCGGTTTCGAGGTTCGTGACGTACATTATACACACTATGGTCGTCTTTGCCCTATTGAGAGTCCTGAAGGTCCAAACATCGGTTTGATTTCTTCTCTCTGTATGTATGCAAAGATTAATGATCTTGGTTTTATTGTTACTCCTTACCGTAAGGTGAATGATAGCAAGGTCGATATGGCTAATGAGGATGTTGTATACTTGACTGCTGAAGATGAAGAGTCTAAGATTATCGGTCAGGGTAATGCGCCTTTGACTGTTGATGGTTCTTTCATTCGTGATGTAGTAAAGTGTCGTCAGGATGCTGATTATCCTGTTGTAGGTCCGGATCAAGTTGATTATGTTGACGTCTCTCCACAGCAGATTGCTTCTGTATCCGCAGGTTTGATTCCATTCTTGGAGCATGATGATGGTCACCGTGCGTTGATGGGATGTAACATGATGCGTCAGGCTGTACCATTGCTTCATAATGATGCACCAATAGTTGGTACTGGTCTTGAGAAGCAAGTTTGTGAGGATTCACGTACTATGGTTACTGCAGAAGGTGAGGGCGTTATCGAATATGTTGATGCTACAACTATCCGTATCCTTTACGATCGCACAGAAGACGATGAATTTGTAAGCTTCGAACCAGCTTTGAAGGAGTATCGTATTCCTAAGTTCCGTCGTACCAACCAGAATATGACCATCGACTTGCGTCCTATCTGTAATAAGGGACAGCGTGTAAAGAAGGGTGATATCCTGACTGAGGGTTATGCGACAGAAAACGGTGAGCTGGCTTTGGGCCGTAACTTGCTTGTAGCTTATATTCCTTGGAAGGGTTACAACTATGAGGATGCTGTTGTTATTTCTGAACGTATGGTTCGTGATGACGTATTGACATCTGTACATGTTGACGAATACTCTCTTGATGTCCGTGAAACTAAGCGTGGAGTAGAGGAATTCACATCTGATATCCCTAATGTCAGCGAGGAAGCTACAAAGGATCTTGATGATAATGGTATCGTGCGTGTTGGTGCAAGAATTGAACCAGGTGATATCATGATTGGTAAGATTTCGCCTAAGGGTGAAAGTGATCCTTCACCAGAAGAGAAGTTGCTTCGCGCTATCTTTGGTGATAAGGCTGGTGATGTGAAGGATTCTTCATTGAAGGCAAATCCATCATTGAGCGGTGTGGTTATTGACAAGAAGTTGTTCTCTCGTGCTATCAAGACCCGTGAGTCAAAGAAGCAGGATAAGATTATTCTTGCTAAGATTGATGAGGAGTATGAGGCAAAGGGTGATGACTTGAAGGATATTCTCGTAGACAAGTTGCTTACACTTACAGAAGGTATGACTTCTGAGGGTGTTAAGGATTATACAGGTGCTGAGATTATCACCAAGGGCAGTACCTTTACTGCTACAGCCTTGAAGAATTTGGAGTATGATGGTGTTCAGTCAAATAAGTGGACTAAGGATGAGCATACCAATGGCTTGATTCAGAGACTTATTATGAACTATATCCGCAAGTATAAGCAACTTGATGCTGAATTAAAGCGTCGTAAGTTTGCTATCACTATTGGTGATGAACTTCCATCAGGTATTCTTCAGATGGCTAAGGTATATATTGCTAAGAAGCGTAAGATCCAGGTTGGTGATAAACTTGCCGGTCGTCATGGTAATAAGGGTATTGTGTCTAAGGTAGTTCGTTTGGAGGATATGCCATTTATGGCTGACGGTCGTCCTGTAGATATGGTATTGAATCCATTGGGTGTGCCTTCACGTATGAACCTTGGTCAGATCTTCGAGTGTATCTTGGGTGCTGCAGGTAAAAAGTTGGGTGTAAAGTTTGCTACTCCTATCTTTGATGGTGCTAAATTGGATGATCTCTCAGAATGGACAGATAAGGCAGGCTTGCCACGTTTCTGCTCAACTTACCTTTATGATGGTGAGACTGGAGAACAGTTTGACCAGCCAGCTACTGTTGGTATGACTTACTTCTTGAAGTTAGGTCATATGGTTGAGGATAAGATGCACGCTCGTTCTATCGGTCCATACTCTTTGATTACACAACAGCCACTTGGTGGTAAAGCACAGTTTGGTGGTCAGCGATTCGGAGAGATGGAGGTCTGGGCTATCGAGGCATTCGGTGCAAGCCACGTTTTGCAGGAGATCCTGACTGTTAAGTCAGATGATGTTGTAGGACGTAGCAAGGCATACGAAGCAATCGTAAAGGGCGATCCAATGCCAACTCCTGGTATTCCTGAGTCACTTAACGTATTGCTCCATGAGCTTCGTGGCCTTGGTTTGAGCATCAAACTTGATTAATTTTGAGAACCCCTAATTTATATATAGAAACATGGCTTTCAAAAAAGATACAAAGGTAAAGAATAATTTTACGAAGATTACCATCGGTCTCGCTTCGCCAGAGGAGATCTTGGAAAATTCGTATGGTGAGGTTACTAAACCGGAAACCATTAATTATCGTACATATAAGCCGGAGCGTGATGGCTTGTTCTGCGAGCGTATTTTTGGTCCTACTAAGGACTATGAATGCGCCTGCGGCAAGTACAAGCGTATCCGTTATAAGGGAATCGTCTGCGACCGATGCGGTGTAGAGGTTACAGAGAAGAAAGTTCGTCGTGAACGCTCTGGTCACATTGAGCTTGTCGTACCTGTTGCTCATATTTGGTATTTCCGTTCTCTTCCAAATAAGATTGGTTACCTTTTGGGTATGCCGACCAAGAAACTTGATGCTGTCATTTACTACGAGAAGTATGTAGTTATCCAGCCTGGTATTCTTGAGGGAAAGACTGATGCTGATGGTCTTGAATTGAACGGTTCTCACAAACTTGATCTCTTGTCAGAAGATGAATATATGGCTCTTCTTGACCAGTATGATCCTAATGGTGACAATGAACTTTTGGACGATACGGACCCTAATAAGTTTATAGCAAAAATGGGTGCTGAAGCAATTTATCAGTTGCTCCAGAATGTAGACCTTGACTCTTTGTCATACGAACTCCGCGATCGCGCCAATAACGATTCAAGTCAGCAGCGTAAAACTGAGGCTCTGAAGCGTCTGCAAGTTGTAGAAGGCTTCCGTGCTAGTAAAGGTATTAACAAGCCAGAATGGATGATCATGAAGATTATTCCTGTTACTCCACCTGAGCTTCGTCCGTTGGTACCATTGGATGGTGGTCGTTTTGCAACATCAGACTTGAATGACCTCTATCGTCGTGTGATTATCCGTAACAACCGTTTGAAGAGATTGGTTGAAATCAAGGCTCCTGAGGTTATTCTCCGTAACGAGAAGCGTATGTTGCAGGAGGCTGTTGACAGCTTGTTCGACAACTCACGCAAGAGTTCTGCTGTAAAGAGTGAGAGCAATCGTCCTTTGAAGTCACTCTCTGACTCTTTAAAGGGTAAGCAGGGTCGTTTCCGTCAGAACTTGCTGGGTAAGCGTGTTGACTATTCTGCCCGTTCTGTAATCGTTGTAGGTCCAGAGTTGAAGATGGGTGAGTGTGGTCTTCCAAAACTGATGGCTGCAGAGCTTTACAAACCATTTATCATCCGTAAGTTGATTGAGCGTGGTATCGTAAAGACTGTTAAGAGTGCCAAGAAGATTGTTGATCGTCGCGAGCCAGTTATCTGGGATATTCTTGAGAATGTAATGAAGGGTCATCCGGTTATGTTGAACCGTGCCCCTACGCTTCACCGACTCGGTATCCAGGCATTCCAGCCTAAGATGATTGAGGGTAAGGCTATTCAGTTGCATCCATTGGCATGTACAGCGTTCAACGCCGACTTCGATGGTGACCAGATGGCTGTTCACCTTCCATTGAGCAATGAGGCTGTTTTGGAGGCTCAAATCCTGATGCTTCAGAGTCATAACATTCTCAACCCAGCTAATGGTGCGCCTATCACCGTTCCTTCTCAGGATATGGTGCTTGGTCTTTACTATATTACTAAGATTCGTCCAGGTGCAAAGGGTGAGGGCTTGACATTCTATGGTCCTGAAGAGGCATTGATTGCTCGTAACGAGGGCCGATGTGATCTTCATGCTTTGATTAAGGTTGTAGTTGACGACTTGGTTGATGGTACAATCCAGAAGCGAATGGTAGAAACTTCTGTTGGACGTGTCATCGTTAATGGTATCATTCCTGATGAAGTTGGCTTCTTCAATGATGTGATTTCCAAGAAAACCCTCCGTGGTTTGATTTCTAATGTTATCAAGGCTGTTGGTATGGCTAAGGCTTGTGAATTCCTTGATGGAATCAAGAACTTAGGTTATCGTATGGCTTATGTCGCAGGATTGTCATTCAACCTTGGTGATATTATTATTCCACCAGAGAAGGAAGCTATTGTTGAGCGCGGTCGCAAGGAGGTTGAGGAAATTACCAATAACTATAATATGGGTTTCATCACCAACAAGGAACGATACAACCAGGTTATTGATGCGTGGACTCACGTAAATACAGATTTGGGTAATATCTTGATGAAGGAGATGACCGAAGCTGATCAGGGATTCAACGCCGTATACATGATGCTTGATTCCGGAGCCCGTGGTTCTAAGGATCAGATTAAGCAGTTGTCTGGTATGCGTGGTTTGATGGCTAAACCTCAGAAGGCTGGTGCAGAGGGCGCGCAGATCATCGAGAACCCTATCCTTTCTAACTTTAAGGAGGGTATGTCTGTATTGGAGTACTTTATCGCTTCTCACGGTGCCCGTAAGGGTCTTGCTGATACCGCTATGAAGACTGCCGATGCCGGTTACTTGACTCGTCGTCTTGTAGACGTTTCTCACGATGTTATCATCACCGAAGAGGATTGTGGTACATTGCGTGGCTTGGTTTGTACAGCTTTAAAGAATGGTGATGAGATTATTTCATCTCTTTATGAGCGTATTCTGGGTCGTGTTTCTGTGCATGATGTTATTCATCCAACAACTGGTGAACTGATTGTCAAATCTGGTGAAGAAATTACCGAGGCTAAGGCAAAGGCTATAGATGAATCTCCTATCGAGAGTGTTGAAATTCGTTCGGTTCTCACATGTGAGAGCAAAAAGGGTGTCTGCATGAAGTGCTATGGCCGTAACTTGGCAACAGCCCGTATGGTGCAGCTGGGTGAAGCCGTTGGTGTCATCGCTGCTCAAGCTATTGGTGAGCCAGGTACTCAGTTGACTCTCCGTACATTCCACGCCGGTGGTATTGCATCTAATGCTGCTGCCAATGCTAAGATTGCTGCGAAGAATAAGTCTCGTATCGAGTTTGACGAGTTGAGCACAGTACCATTCGTAGAGGAAGACGAGGAAGGCAACGATATCAAGTGCGAAAAGGTAGTAAGCCACTTGGCTGAAATCCGTTTCGTGGATCCTAATACAAACATCGTTCTTGCAACTTTGAATGTTCCTTACGGTTCTTCATTGTATCACAAGGAGGGTGAAATCGTAGAGAAGGATACTGTTATCGCCCGTTGGGATCCATTCAACGCCGTTATCGTCAGCCAGTATGCCGGTACATTGAAGTTCAATGACGTTCAGAAGGATCAGACTTATCGTGCTGAGGTCGATGAGACTACAGGCTTGGAGGAGAAGATTATCACCGATTCCAAGAATAAGGCAATGGTTCCATCTTGTGATGTTATCGATGCTAATGGTGAAATCCTTGGTACATACAACTTCCCTGTAGGTGGTCACTTGGCTGTTGAGGATGGACAGACAATTAATACCGGTGAGGTTTTGGTTAAGATTCCTCGTGCTGTAGGTGGTGCAGGTGATATCACTGGTGGTCTCCCTCGTGTAACTGAGCTTCTTGAGGCTCGTAACCCTTCTAACCCTGCTGTTGTATCTGAAATCGATGGTGAGGTAACTATGGGTAAGGTAAAGCGTGGTAATCGTGAGATCATCGTGACATCTAAGACAGGCGATCAGAAGAAGTATCTTGTATCTCTTTCTAAGCAGATCTTGGTACAGGAACATGATGCTGTACGTGCTGGTACTCCTCTTTCTGATGGTAGTGTAACTCCTGGCGATATTCTCGCCATCATGGGTCCTACCGCTGTTCAGGAGTATATTGTTAACCAGATCCAGGACGTTTACCGTCTTCAGGGTGTGGCTATTAATGATAAGCATTTTGAGGTTGTGGTACGTCAGATGATGCGTAAGGTTCGTATTGACGATCCAGGTGATACTACCTTCTTGGAGCAAGAGTTGGTTGATAAACTTGACTTTGCAGAAGAGAATGATCGTATCTGGGGTAAGAAGGTTGTTACTGACGGTGGTGATAGTGAAAGTCTCAAACCAGGTCAGATCATAACGGCTCGTAGATTGCGTGATGAGAATTCTGCATTGAAGCGTCGCGACTTGAAACTTGTACAGGTTCGTGATGCTGTATCTGCAACTTCTACACAGATCCTCCAGGGTATTACTCGTGCTGCTCTTGGTACTAAGAGCTTTATGAGTGCTGCATCATTCCAGGAAACTACTAAGGTTTTGAATGAGGCTGCTATCCGTGGTAAGGTTGATTACCTTGAGGGTATGAAGGAGAATGTTATCTGTGGTCACTTGATTCCTGCAGGTACTGGTCTTCGTCAGTGGGATAAGCTCATCGTAGGCTCTAAAGAAGAATATGAGCGTATGCAGGCTAATAAGAAAAATGTGCTCGACTATGCTGATTCTCCAATAGGAGAATAATCGTAGAATAGAGTACTATATATAAATAGGTATAATGAGGGTGCGTCATAAGTCTATGGCGCACCCTTTTATTATCTGTAACAGATGAAAAAAAGCAAAGAATCAAGATTCCATCTTCTGTTGTCTTATGATGTTTTTTTTAAAATAAGTGGCAGATTATTCGTTTTTTTCAGATATTATGTGTAAATTTGCACTATCATTTAAAGTTTAATCCTATTAACTTAGTAAAATTATGGAAGAAAATAAGAATAATCAACAGCAGCAGAATCAGTTCCAGATGGGCATCAGCCCTGAAGTTGCAGAGGGTACATACTCTAACTTGGCACTGATTACTCATTCTAGTTCAGACTTCATCTTGGATTTTGCATGTGCACTTCCTGGCATGCCTGCACCTCAGATCAAGAGTCGTGTTATCATGGCACCTGAGCATGCTAAGCGATTGCTCCAGGCATTGCAGAGCAATATTTATAACTATGAGCAGTCCTTCGGTAAAATTAAGTTGTCTGATGAGCAAGAACGTACAATCGCTCCATTTGGCACACCAAAGGGTGAGGCATAATGTACTACAGCATACATACTAAGACTAAATTCTCTGCTAAATTCCGCTTTTTCTTTATAATATTCGTTTTTAATAGTTATATAAAGTTAAAACTAGCCTTCGTTTTTTAAAAGTCTCCTTAATATTTAGGTAGTTTGCCGAAAAAATCGTACCTTTGCACCCCGAAAAGGCTCTATAAAGTAGTGGCTTACATCGAAATAAGACAATAAATAAAAATAAATATATAAATTAAAAAGTAAAATTATGCCTACTATTTCACAGTTAGTAAGAAAAGGCAGACGAGTTCTTGTAGACAAGAGCAAGTCACCAGCTTTGGATTCTTGTCCTCAGCGTCGTGGTGTTTGTGTTCGTGTTTATACAACAACTCCTAAGAAGCCTAATTCAGCAATGCGTAAAGTTGCACGTGTACGTTTGACAAACTCAAAGGAAGTAAACTCTTATATTCCAGGAGAGGGTCACAACTTGCAGGAGCACTCAATTGTTTTGGTTCGCGGTGGTCGTGTAAAGGACCTTCCTGGTGTACGTTATCACATTGTCCGTGGTACACTTGATACTGCAGGTGTTGCAAATCGTACACAGCGTCGTTCTAAGTACGGAGCTAAGCGTCCTAAGGCAAAGAAGTAATATAGCTTCTTAAATTTTAGACAAAACCGCAGACTCACGGTCGGAGAAGGTCGGGAGTTGGGGTTAAAATATTTAATAAAAGTTTTGCTGGAGAAGTAATCAGGTTGAGTAAATGCTCGGGTGCGAGCGTTGAAGAACATTATACAGCCCCATGCAGAATTAAAAAAAAGTTTTATTTAAAATGAGAAAAGCAAAACCAAAGAAGAGAGTGATCCTTCCAGATCCTGTCTTCAATGACCAGAAGGTCTCAAAGTTCGTAAATCATTTGATGTATGATGGAAAGAAGAATACATCTTATGAGATTTTCTACAATGCACTTGATATTGTAAAGGCTAAGATGTCTAACGAGGAAAAGTCTGCTCTTGAAATCTGGAAGCAGGCACTTGATAATATTACTCCTCAGGTAGAGGTTAAGAGCCGTCGTATCGGTGGTGCAACCTTCCAGGTTCCTACAGAGATTCGTCCTGATCGTAAGGAAAGTATTTCTATGAAGAATCTTATTCTTTTTGCACGTAAGCGCGGTGGTAAGACTATGGCTGATAAGCTTGCTGCAGAGATCATGGATGCTTTTAATAATCAGGGTGGTGCATTTAAGCGTAAGGAGGATATGCATCGTATGGCTGAGGCTAACCGTGCGTTCGCTCACTTTAGATTCTAATTTAATATATAATATAGTTAAAAGAAAATGGCAAATCGCGATTTACATTTGACTCGTAACATCGGTATCATGGCGCATATCGATGCTGGTAAGACAACAACTTCTGAGCGTATTTTGTTCTATACAGGTAAGACTCATAAGATTGGTGAGGTACACGATGGTGCTGCTACAATGGACTGGATGGCCCAGGAGCAGGAGCGTGGTATTACTATCACTTCTGCTGCTACAACTTGTAACTGGAACTATCTCGGTAAGTCTTATAAGATCAACTTGATCGATACTCCGGGACACGTTGACTTCACTGCTGAGGTTGAGCGTTCACTCCGTGTCCTTGATGGTGCTGTTGCTACATATTCTGCAGCTGATGGTGTTCAGCCTCAGTCCGAGACTGTATGGCGTCAGGCTGATAAGTACAATGTACCTCGTATCGGTTATGTAAACAAGATGGACCGTTCTGGTGCTAACTTCTTCGAGACAGTTCAGCAGATGAAGGATATCTTGGGCGCTAATCCAATTGCTATTCAGATTCCTATTGGTGCAGAGGAGAACTTCAAGGGTGTAGTTGACCTCATTAAGATGAAGGCTATTCTTTGGCACGATGAGACTATGGGTGCTGAGTATGATGTTGAGGATATCCCTGCAGACTTGGCTGACGAGGCTGCTGAGTGGCGTGATAAGCTCCTTGAGGGCGCTGCTAACTTCGATGATGAGGTTATGGAACTTTATCTCGATGGTAAGGATGTTCCAGAGGAGAAGATTCTTGCTGCTATCCGTAAGGGTTGCTGTGCTATGGAGTGCTGCCCAATGTTGCTCGGTTCTTCATACAAGAACAAGGGTGTTCAGCCATTGCTCGACTATGTATGTGCATTCTTGCCTTCACCAATGGATACTCCAAATATCATCGGTACTAACCCTGATACTGAGGAGGAAGAGGATCGTAAGCCATCTGAGGATGAGCCAACATCTGCTCTCGCATTTAAGATTGCTACAGACCCATTCATGGGCCGCTTGGTATTCTTCCGTGTTTATTCAGGTAAGGTTGTTGCTGGTTCTTATGTTTACAACCCACGTTCAGGTAAGCGCGAGCGTATCAGCCGTCTGTTCCAGATGAACTCTAAGCAGGAAATTCCAATGGAGTCTATCGATGCTGGTGATATCGGTGCAGGTGTAGGTTTCAAGGATATTCGTACAGGTGATACTCTCTGTGATGAGGAGCACCCAATCGTATTGGAGTCTATGACATTCCCTGATACTGTGATTTCTATCGCAGTTGAGCCAAAGAGCCAGGCAGACATCGCTAAGATGGATAATGGTCTCGCTAAGTTGGCTGAGGAGGACCCAACCTTCACTGTTCGTACAGATGAGCAGAGCGGTCAGACAATTATCTCTGGTATGGGTGAGCTCCACTTGGATATCATCATCGACCGTTTGAAGCGTGAGTTCAAGGTTGAGTGTAACCAGGGTAAGCCTCAGGTTAACTATAAGGAGGCTATCACTAAGACTGCTCAGAGCCGTGAGACTTACAAGAAGCAGTCTGGTGGTCGTGGTAAGTTCGCTTGTATCGATGTAACCATCGGTCCTAAGGACGAGGATTACAAGGAGGGTGACTTGCAGTTCATCAACGAGGTTAAGGGTGGTAACGTTCCTAAGGAATTCATCCCATCTGTACAGAAGGGTTTCGCTGACTGCTTGTCAAATGGTGTACTCGGTGGTTTCCCAATGACAGGTTTGAAGGTGACTTTGACCGATGGTAGCTTCCACCCAGTTGACTCTGACCAGTTGTCATTCGAGTTGGTAGCACATCAGGCATTCAAGGTACTTTGCCCTAAGGCTGGTCCTGTTTTGATGGAGCCTATCATGAAGGTAGAGGTTGTTACTCCAGAAGAGAACATGGGTGACGTAATCGGTGACTTGAACAAGCGCCGTGGTCTCGTTCAGGGTATGGAAGAAGGTCGTAGCGGTGCTCGCATCGTAAAGGCAATGGTTCCATTGGCTGAAATGTTCGGTTATGTAACAGCTTTGCGTACTATCACTTCTGGTCGTGCAACAAGTTCTATGGAGTACGATCATCATGCACCTCTTTCTTCAACAATTGCTAAGGCTGTGTTGGAGGAGGTTAAGGGTCACGCAGAACTCCTTTAATAACAAAGAATAACGGTAAGATGAGGCGCTGCTTAGCGAATGACTCTTAAGCAGCGTACCTCTTCTTCCATTAGACTATATAATTCATATAATAATAACTTAATTTAAAAAATGAGTCAGAAAATCAGAATTAAGCTGAAGTCTTACGACCACCAGTTGGTTGACAAGTCAGCTGAGAAGATTGTGAAGGCTGTAAAGGCAACAGGCGCTATCGTTAGCGGTCCTATTCCATTGCCAACACACAAGCGTATTTTTACTGTAAACCGCAGTACTTTCGTTAACAAGAAGTCTCGCGAGCAGTTCCAGCTCTCAGATTTCAAGCGTCTCATCGACATCTACAGCTCAACAGCTAAGACAGTTGATGCCTTGATGAAGCTTGAATTGCCAAGTGGTGTAGAAGTAGAAATCAAAGTCTAATTATTTAAATTAAATTGAAATGCCAGGATTAATTGGAAAGAAAATCGGAATGACATCCGTTTTCAGTGCCGACGGTAAGAATATTCCGTGCACTGTTATCGAAGTAGGTCCTTGTGTTGTAACCCAGGTTAAAACTGTAGAAAAGGATGGTTACAAGGCTTATCAGTTAGGTTTCGAAGAGGCAAAGGAGAAGCGTACTTCTCAGCCTATGATGGGAATCTTCAAGAAGGCAGGCACAACACCTAAGAAGCACTTGGCCGAGTTCAAGTTTGATGAGGAGTACAACCTCGGTGACACAATTACAGTTGAAATCTTCAACGATTGCAAGTTCGTTGATGTAATTGGTACATCAAAGGGTAAAGGCTTCCAGGGCGTTGTTAAGCGTCACGGATTCGGTGGTGTAGGTCAGTCTACTCACGGTCAGGATGACCGCGCTCGTAAGCCGGGATCTATTGGTGCTTGTTCTTACCCTGCAAAGGTATTCAAGGGTATGCGCATGGGCGGCCAAATGGGAGGTGATAGAGTTACAACTCAGAACCTTCAGGTGTTAAAGGTAATTCCAGAGCAGAATCTTCTTATTGTTAAGGGTTCTTTCGCTGGATGCAAAGGTTCAACTGTTTTAATTGAGAAATAATGGAAGTTAGCGTATTAGATATCAAAGGTCAGGAGACCGGCCGCAAGGTAGCTCTTAATGATGCAGTCTTCGGCATTGAGCCTAACGATCACGTTCTCTATCTTGACGTAAAGCAGTATCTCGCTAACCAGCGTCAGGGTACAGCTAAGTCTAAGGAGAGAAGCGAGATGAGCGGTTCTACTCGTAAGCTTGGTCGTCAGAAGGGCGGCGGTGGTGCTCGCCGTGGTGATATTAACTCACCTGTACTCGTAGGTGGTGCTCGCGTTTTTGGTCCTAAGCCACGTGATTACCGCTTCAAGCTCAACAAAAAAGTAAAGATTCTTGCTCGTAAGTCTGCTCTGTCTTATAAGGCACAGGAAAGCGCAATTGTAATGTTGGAAGATTTTACATTTGAGGCTCCAAAGACTAAAGAATTCTTAAGTATTATTAAGAATCTCAAAATTGAGGGCAAAAAAGTGCTCTTCGTTTTGCCAGAATCAAATAAAAACGTATATTTGTCTGCACGTAACTTACAGCGCGCTGAGGTTATCCTCGCATCTAACGTCAATTCGTACAAAGTTTTGAACGCTGATGTAGTAGTGATTACTGAAAAGTCGCTGGAGACTATCGACCAGATCTTAACAAAGTAAATAGGAGA includes these proteins:
- the rplD gene encoding 50S ribosomal protein L4, whose product is MEVSVLDIKGQETGRKVALNDAVFGIEPNDHVLYLDVKQYLANQRQGTAKSKERSEMSGSTRKLGRQKGGGGARRGDINSPVLVGGARVFGPKPRDYRFKLNKKVKILARKSALSYKAQESAIVMLEDFTFEAPKTKEFLSIIKNLKIEGKKVLFVLPESNKNVYLSARNLQRAEVILASNVNSYKVLNADVVVITEKSLETIDQILTK
- the fusA gene encoding elongation factor G; protein product: MANRDLHLTRNIGIMAHIDAGKTTTSERILFYTGKTHKIGEVHDGAATMDWMAQEQERGITITSAATTCNWNYLGKSYKINLIDTPGHVDFTAEVERSLRVLDGAVATYSAADGVQPQSETVWRQADKYNVPRIGYVNKMDRSGANFFETVQQMKDILGANPIAIQIPIGAEENFKGVVDLIKMKAILWHDETMGAEYDVEDIPADLADEAAEWRDKLLEGAANFDDEVMELYLDGKDVPEEKILAAIRKGCCAMECCPMLLGSSYKNKGVQPLLDYVCAFLPSPMDTPNIIGTNPDTEEEEDRKPSEDEPTSALAFKIATDPFMGRLVFFRVYSGKVVAGSYVYNPRSGKRERISRLFQMNSKQEIPMESIDAGDIGAGVGFKDIRTGDTLCDEEHPIVLESMTFPDTVISIAVEPKSQADIAKMDNGLAKLAEEDPTFTVRTDEQSGQTIISGMGELHLDIIIDRLKREFKVECNQGKPQVNYKEAITKTAQSRETYKKQSGGRGKFACIDVTIGPKDEDYKEGDLQFINEVKGGNVPKEFIPSVQKGFADCLSNGVLGGFPMTGLKVTLTDGSFHPVDSDQLSFELVAHQAFKVLCPKAGPVLMEPIMKVEVVTPEENMGDVIGDLNKRRGLVQGMEEGRSGARIVKAMVPLAEMFGYVTALRTITSGRATSSMEYDHHAPLSSTIAKAVLEEVKGHAELL
- the rpsJ gene encoding 30S ribosomal protein S10, with protein sequence MSQKIRIKLKSYDHQLVDKSAEKIVKAVKATGAIVSGPIPLPTHKRIFTVNRSTFVNKKSREQFQLSDFKRLIDIYSSTAKTVDALMKLELPSGVEVEIKV
- the rplC gene encoding 50S ribosomal protein L3; protein product: MPGLIGKKIGMTSVFSADGKNIPCTVIEVGPCVVTQVKTVEKDGYKAYQLGFEEAKEKRTSQPMMGIFKKAGTTPKKHLAEFKFDEEYNLGDTITVEIFNDCKFVDVIGTSKGKGFQGVVKRHGFGGVGQSTHGQDDRARKPGSIGACSYPAKVFKGMRMGGQMGGDRVTTQNLQVLKVIPEQNLLIVKGSFAGCKGSTVLIEK